A single genomic interval of Burkholderia cepacia ATCC 25416 harbors:
- a CDS encoding enolase C-terminal domain-like protein yields MSESRHAGTPRVTRMRVIPVAGRDSMLLNLCGAHAPYFTRNLVILDDSSGHTGVGEVPGGEGIRHALERMTDLVVGQSIGRYQATLNAVRAALSGTGPGAGRTIRHEVTSAGEAAVLRQPHEINLRLDNVITAIEAALLDLLGQFLDVPVAALLGEGQQRDAVPMLAYLFYIGDRGRTDLPYRDEAQARAPWFRLRNEEALTPAAIARQAEAAVERYGFADFKLKGGVMAGADEMEAIAAIKARFPDARATLDPNGAWSLDEAVALCRGQGHLLAYAEDPCGPEGGYSGREVMAEFRRATGIPTATNMIATDWRQMDHAVRLQAVDIPLADPHFWTMQGSVRLAQLCRDWGLTWGSHSNNHFDVSLAMFTHAAAAAPGTITAIDTHWIWQEGDARLTREPLAIVGGKVAVPERPGLGIELDMAQVEAAHALYEAVGGTARDDAVAMRYLVPGWTYDPKRPSFGRG; encoded by the coding sequence ATGTCCGAATCCCGCCATGCCGGCACCCCGCGCGTCACGCGCATGCGGGTGATTCCCGTTGCCGGCCGCGACAGCATGCTGCTCAACCTGTGCGGCGCGCACGCGCCGTACTTCACGCGCAACCTCGTGATCCTCGACGACAGCAGCGGGCACACGGGTGTCGGCGAAGTGCCGGGCGGCGAAGGCATCCGGCACGCGCTCGAGCGCATGACGGATCTCGTGGTCGGCCAGTCGATCGGACGCTATCAGGCCACCCTCAACGCGGTGCGCGCGGCGCTGTCCGGCACGGGCCCGGGCGCGGGCCGCACGATCCGGCACGAGGTGACGTCGGCCGGCGAGGCGGCCGTGCTGCGCCAGCCGCACGAGATCAACCTGCGGCTCGACAACGTGATCACCGCGATCGAGGCGGCGCTGCTCGACCTGCTCGGGCAGTTTCTCGACGTGCCCGTCGCCGCGCTGCTCGGCGAAGGGCAGCAGCGCGATGCGGTGCCGATGCTCGCTTATCTGTTCTATATCGGTGATCGCGGCCGCACCGACCTGCCGTATCGCGACGAGGCGCAGGCGCGCGCCCCGTGGTTCCGGCTGCGCAACGAGGAAGCGCTCACGCCGGCCGCGATCGCGCGTCAGGCGGAAGCCGCCGTCGAGCGTTACGGGTTCGCCGATTTCAAGCTGAAGGGCGGCGTGATGGCCGGCGCCGACGAGATGGAAGCGATCGCCGCGATCAAGGCGCGCTTCCCCGACGCACGCGCGACGCTCGACCCGAACGGCGCGTGGTCGCTCGACGAGGCCGTCGCGCTGTGCCGCGGCCAAGGCCACCTGCTCGCGTATGCGGAGGACCCGTGCGGGCCGGAAGGCGGCTATTCGGGCCGCGAGGTGATGGCCGAATTCCGCCGTGCGACCGGGATTCCGACCGCGACCAACATGATCGCGACCGACTGGCGGCAGATGGATCACGCGGTGCGGCTGCAGGCGGTCGACATCCCGCTCGCCGATCCGCATTTCTGGACGATGCAGGGCTCGGTGCGGCTCGCGCAGCTGTGCCGCGACTGGGGGCTCACGTGGGGCTCGCATTCGAACAACCACTTCGACGTGTCGCTCGCGATGTTCACGCACGCGGCGGCGGCCGCGCCCGGCACGATCACCGCGATCGACACGCACTGGATCTGGCAGGAAGGCGACGCGCGGCTCACGCGCGAGCCGCTCGCGATCGTCGGCGGCAAGGTGGCCGTGCCGGAGCGGCCGGGGCTCGGGATCGAGCTCGACATGGCGCAGGTCGAGGCCGCGCATGCGTTGTACGAAGCGGTCGGCGGGACGGCGCGCGACGACGCGGTCGCGATGCGGTATCTCGTGCCGGGGTGGACTTACGATCCGAAGCGGCCGAGTTTCGGGCGGGGGTGA
- a CDS encoding MFS transporter gives MNPLHALPASASATARRTRVRWLVLAVLFAVTTINYADRAAIAIAGPSLARALHLSHVQIGFIFSAFGWSYVVAQLPGGWLLDRYGSRIVYAFSIFFWSLFTLLQGTIGFFGGAAAFALLFGLRFLVGAAEAPSFPANSRIVSAWFPAAERGTASAIFNAAQYAATVVFAPLMGWLVHAFGWQSVFAVMGVLGFAFVLVWNRTMYDPKDHPTINRAELDYLAEGGALVNIDQATGGRDGGPSMRHVKALLRNRMLVGVYVAQYCINALTYFFITWFPVYLVQARGMSILNAGLVASIPAVCGFLGGILGGIVSDALLRQGRSLSVARKVPIVFGMLLSMSMIVCNYTDSHVLVVLFMALSFFGKGLGALGWAVNADTAPRQIAGLSGALLNTCGNLSSITTPIAIGYIVDRSGSFNGALVYVVAHALVAVICYVFVVGEIRRVELR, from the coding sequence ATGAATCCGCTTCACGCGCTGCCGGCGTCCGCGTCGGCAACGGCCCGGCGCACCCGCGTGCGCTGGCTGGTGCTGGCCGTCCTGTTCGCGGTCACGACGATCAACTACGCGGATCGCGCCGCGATCGCGATCGCGGGCCCGAGCCTCGCCCGCGCACTGCACCTGAGCCACGTGCAGATCGGCTTCATCTTCTCCGCATTCGGCTGGTCGTACGTGGTCGCGCAGCTGCCGGGCGGCTGGCTGCTGGACCGCTATGGATCGCGCATCGTCTATGCGTTCAGCATCTTCTTCTGGTCGCTGTTCACGCTGCTGCAGGGCACGATCGGCTTTTTCGGCGGCGCGGCCGCGTTCGCGCTGCTGTTCGGGCTGCGCTTCCTGGTCGGCGCGGCCGAAGCGCCGTCCTTTCCGGCCAACAGCCGGATCGTGTCCGCGTGGTTCCCGGCCGCCGAACGCGGCACCGCGTCGGCGATCTTCAACGCCGCGCAGTACGCGGCGACCGTCGTGTTCGCGCCGCTGATGGGCTGGCTCGTGCACGCGTTCGGCTGGCAGTCGGTGTTCGCGGTGATGGGCGTGCTCGGCTTCGCGTTCGTGCTGGTGTGGAACCGCACGATGTACGACCCGAAGGACCACCCGACCATCAACCGCGCGGAACTCGACTACCTCGCCGAAGGCGGTGCGCTCGTCAACATCGACCAGGCGACGGGCGGCCGCGACGGCGGCCCGTCGATGCGTCACGTGAAGGCGCTGCTGAGGAACAGGATGCTGGTCGGCGTGTACGTCGCGCAGTACTGCATCAACGCGCTCACCTATTTCTTCATCACGTGGTTTCCCGTCTATCTCGTGCAGGCGCGCGGGATGTCGATCCTCAACGCGGGGCTCGTCGCGTCGATCCCGGCCGTGTGCGGGTTCCTCGGCGGGATTCTCGGCGGCATCGTGTCCGATGCGCTGCTCAGGCAGGGCCGCTCGCTGTCGGTCGCGCGCAAGGTGCCGATCGTATTCGGCATGCTGCTGTCGATGTCGATGATCGTCTGCAACTACACCGATTCGCACGTGCTCGTCGTGCTGTTCATGGCGCTGTCGTTCTTCGGCAAGGGACTCGGCGCGCTCGGCTGGGCCGTCAACGCCGACACCGCCCCGCGCCAGATCGCGGGATTGAGCGGCGCGCTGCTCAACACGTGCGGCAACCTCTCCAGCATCACGACGCCGATCGCGATCGGCTACATCGTCGACCGCAGCGGCTCGTTCAACGGCGCGCTCGTCTATGTGGTCGCGCACGCGCTCGTCGCGGTGATCTGCTACGTGTTCGTCGTCGGCGAGATCCGCCGCGTCGAGCTTCGATGA
- a CDS encoding DUF2239 family protein, producing the protein MTTSTLLPSYTVFDGHRRLATGPLVSVALAAREAGDAAAGTILIFDDATGRSIDLDLRGTPDEIRARFAPPSGDDASAAVGEPAGAGEPRGRGRPKLGVVSREVTLLPRHWEWLAAQPGGASVALRKLVEDARRTHAAADRLRDAQARAYHFMSAMAGDLPGFEEAARALYANDLARLAGLIAGWPDDVRDHALALARGDLPPSTDDC; encoded by the coding sequence ATGACAACCTCCACGCTTCTTCCTTCGTACACGGTGTTCGACGGCCACCGGCGGCTCGCGACGGGCCCGCTCGTGTCGGTCGCGCTCGCGGCCCGGGAGGCCGGCGACGCGGCCGCCGGCACGATCCTGATCTTCGACGACGCGACCGGCCGCTCGATCGACCTCGACCTGCGCGGCACGCCGGACGAGATCCGCGCGCGCTTCGCGCCGCCGTCGGGCGACGACGCATCCGCGGCCGTCGGCGAGCCGGCCGGCGCGGGCGAACCGCGCGGCCGCGGCCGGCCGAAGCTCGGCGTCGTGTCGCGCGAGGTCACGCTGCTGCCGCGTCACTGGGAATGGCTTGCCGCGCAGCCGGGCGGCGCGTCCGTCGCATTGCGCAAGCTTGTCGAGGACGCGCGGCGCACGCATGCGGCGGCCGATCGTCTGCGCGACGCGCAGGCGCGCGCCTACCACTTCATGTCGGCGATGGCGGGCGACCTGCCCGGTTTCGAGGAGGCCGCGCGCGCGCTGTATGCGAACGACCTGGCGCGGCTCGCCGGGCTGATCGCCGGCTGGCCGGACGACGTGCGCGACCATGCGCTCGCGCTGGCGCGCGGCGATCTGCCGCCGTCCACCGACGACTGCTGA
- a CDS encoding carotenoid oxygenase family protein, translated as MTVFDLNRGAIAPVADEADLVDLRVTGAVPHDLDGTLLRNGPNPPGGRFEGNDMLSWWPEAAMLHAIAFEGGRATGYRNRWARTQRWAAVHAPGQAPHLPDTNPNVNVLQHAGELLALAEGGAPLAITAALDSLGAPARHAGLGGGMTAHPKVDPVTGELIAFRADWRAPWLRYGVADAQGVQRVEIEIDLNAPSMMHDLAITETRSLLLDLNVGYDFSLLKQGHRMPLRWHDDRPARIGVIPRHGGAVRWFGIEPCFIQHVVNAYDCDASCIVLDAVRYPWFLRLDARTGRFADNPVGELWRYVIDTANGLIDEGPLADGGIEMPRINESRTGRRYRYLYAVEQPNNAEMRGVMRFDHASGTTTRYAVPAGDQNSEPVFVPRPGGVDEDDGWLLVMVYRAATDTSDVVILDARAIDAGPVATVHLPRRVPAGFHGAWVPRERRT; from the coding sequence ATGACCGTATTCGACCTGAACCGTGGCGCGATCGCGCCGGTGGCCGACGAGGCCGATCTCGTCGACCTGCGCGTGACCGGCGCCGTCCCGCACGATCTCGACGGCACGTTGCTGCGCAACGGCCCGAATCCGCCGGGCGGCCGCTTCGAAGGGAACGACATGCTGTCGTGGTGGCCGGAAGCCGCGATGCTGCACGCGATCGCGTTCGAAGGCGGCCGCGCGACCGGCTACCGCAACCGCTGGGCACGCACGCAGCGCTGGGCCGCGGTGCATGCACCCGGGCAGGCGCCGCATCTTCCCGACACCAATCCGAACGTGAACGTGCTGCAGCATGCGGGCGAATTGCTCGCGCTGGCCGAGGGCGGCGCGCCGCTCGCGATCACGGCCGCGCTCGATTCGCTCGGCGCGCCGGCGCGGCACGCGGGCCTTGGCGGCGGGATGACCGCGCATCCGAAGGTCGATCCGGTAACGGGCGAGCTGATTGCTTTTCGAGCGGACTGGCGTGCGCCGTGGCTGCGCTACGGCGTGGCCGACGCGCAGGGCGTGCAGCGCGTCGAGATCGAAATCGACCTGAACGCGCCGTCGATGATGCACGACCTCGCGATCACCGAAACCCGCAGCCTGCTGCTCGACCTGAACGTCGGCTACGACTTCTCGCTGCTGAAGCAGGGCCACCGGATGCCGCTGCGCTGGCACGACGACCGGCCCGCGCGCATCGGCGTGATCCCGCGCCACGGCGGCGCGGTGCGCTGGTTCGGCATCGAGCCGTGCTTCATCCAGCACGTCGTGAACGCGTACGACTGCGACGCGTCGTGCATCGTGCTCGATGCGGTGCGTTATCCGTGGTTCCTGCGGCTCGACGCGCGCACGGGTCGCTTCGCCGACAACCCGGTCGGCGAGCTGTGGCGCTACGTGATCGATACGGCGAACGGGCTGATCGACGAAGGGCCGCTCGCCGACGGCGGCATCGAGATGCCGCGCATCAACGAAAGCCGCACGGGGCGCCGCTACCGCTACCTGTATGCGGTGGAACAGCCGAACAATGCGGAAATGCGCGGCGTGATGCGCTTCGACCACGCGAGCGGCACGACGACGCGCTATGCGGTGCCGGCCGGCGACCAGAACAGCGAGCCGGTGTTCGTGCCGCGCCCGGGCGGCGTCGACGAGGACGACGGCTGGCTGCTGGTGATGGTCTACCGCGCGGCGACGGATACCAGCGACGTCGTGATCCTCGATGCGCGCGCGATCGACGCGGGGCCGGTCGCGACCGTGCACCTGCCGCGCCGCGTGCCGGCCGGGTTCCACGGCGCGTGGGTGCCGCGCGAGCGTCGAACGTGA
- a CDS encoding ABC transporter permease has translation MAIPLNYIARNLWTRRLTTALTAGGMALVIFVFATVQMLDAGLTKTLVSTGEPDNAVVIRKGAETEIQSSIDHQQANALEMHPAVAPGPDGRPLVSKEAVVLISLVKTSTGKPSNVVIRGVSSAGLALRPHVTLAAGRMFAPGSSEIIVGSAIAKGFSGTQLGDSLHFAQRDWTIVGIFDAGGSGFDSEIWGDVDQLMQSFRRTSYSSMVLRIPSADGFARFKADIDVDPRLTDEAKREQTFYGDQSKALSKFINILGITLSTIFSIAAMIGAMITMYASVANRVAEIGTLRALGFKRTNVLAAFLLEALLLGFVGGVAGLACASLMQFASFSTTNFQTFADLSFRFVLTPAIVVKTLLFSLVMGLVGGFLPAMRAARLKIVDALRAQ, from the coding sequence ATGGCCATCCCGCTCAACTACATCGCGCGCAACCTGTGGACCCGGCGGCTCACCACCGCGCTGACCGCCGGCGGGATGGCGCTCGTGATCTTCGTGTTCGCGACGGTGCAGATGCTCGACGCGGGGCTCACGAAGACGCTCGTCTCGACCGGCGAACCCGACAACGCGGTGGTGATCCGCAAGGGCGCCGAAACCGAGATCCAGAGCTCGATCGACCATCAGCAGGCCAATGCGCTCGAGATGCACCCGGCCGTCGCGCCCGGCCCCGACGGCCGGCCGCTCGTGTCGAAGGAAGCGGTCGTGCTGATCTCGCTGGTGAAGACGTCGACCGGCAAGCCGTCGAACGTCGTGATCCGCGGCGTGTCGTCGGCCGGCCTCGCGCTGCGCCCGCACGTGACGCTCGCCGCCGGCCGCATGTTCGCGCCCGGCTCGTCGGAAATCATCGTCGGCAGCGCGATCGCGAAAGGCTTCAGCGGCACGCAGCTCGGCGACAGCCTGCATTTCGCGCAGCGCGACTGGACCATCGTCGGCATCTTCGACGCGGGCGGCAGCGGCTTCGATTCGGAGATCTGGGGCGACGTCGACCAGCTGATGCAGTCGTTCCGGCGCACCAGCTATTCGTCGATGGTGCTGCGCATCCCGAGCGCCGACGGCTTCGCGCGCTTCAAGGCCGACATCGACGTCGACCCGCGGCTGACCGACGAGGCGAAACGCGAGCAGACCTTCTACGGCGACCAGTCGAAGGCGCTGTCGAAGTTCATCAACATCCTCGGCATCACGCTGTCGACGATCTTCTCGATCGCCGCGATGATCGGCGCGATGATCACGATGTACGCATCGGTCGCGAACCGCGTCGCCGAGATCGGCACGCTGCGCGCGCTCGGCTTCAAGCGCACGAACGTGCTCGCCGCGTTCCTGCTGGAAGCGCTGCTGCTCGGCTTCGTCGGCGGCGTCGCGGGGCTCGCGTGCGCGTCGCTGATGCAGTTCGCGTCGTTCTCGACGACCAACTTCCAGACCTTCGCGGACCTGTCGTTCCGCTTCGTGCTGACGCCCGCGATCGTCGTGAAGACGCTGCTGTTCTCGCTCGTGATGGGGCTCGTCGGCGGGTTCCTGCCGGCGATGCGCGCCGCGCGGCTGAAGATCGTCGACGCGCTGCGCGCGCAGTGA
- a CDS encoding ABC transporter permease yields MYVLKLIARNALRHRLRTLLTVLGLTIAVLAFGLLHTVVDAWYAGAAAASSGRLVTRNAISLVFPLPVSYENRIRGVEGVTAVVRSNWFGGIYRDPKNFFASFAVSDNYLDLYPEFIVPGQQRADYNRDRRGCLVGRQLADQFGFKVGDVIPLKGTIYPGTWDFVVRGILDGRDDSTITRQLVFHWEYLNETVRQRTPKQADQVGVFVLGVANPDDGAAIARNVDAVFRNSLAETLTETEQAFQLGFVAMSNQIIAAIRLVSYVVILIIMAVMANAMAMSARERTAEYATLKALGFGPGFLALIVFGESVVIAVAGGGLGILATPPAASLFKQAAGGIFPVFKVSTGTVALQAACSVAVGFAAAIVPAWQAARVRVVEGLRAIG; encoded by the coding sequence ATGTACGTGCTGAAGCTGATCGCGCGCAACGCGCTGCGGCACCGGCTGCGCACGCTGCTGACCGTGCTCGGGCTCACCATCGCGGTGCTCGCGTTCGGGCTGCTGCATACGGTGGTCGACGCGTGGTACGCGGGCGCGGCCGCCGCGTCCAGCGGGCGGCTCGTCACGCGCAACGCGATCTCGCTCGTGTTTCCGCTGCCCGTGAGCTACGAGAACCGGATCCGCGGCGTCGAAGGCGTGACGGCCGTGGTGCGCTCGAACTGGTTCGGCGGCATCTACCGCGACCCGAAGAACTTCTTCGCGAGCTTCGCGGTATCGGACAACTACCTCGACCTGTACCCGGAATTCATCGTGCCCGGGCAGCAGCGCGCCGACTACAACCGCGACCGGCGCGGCTGCCTGGTCGGGCGCCAGCTCGCGGATCAGTTCGGCTTCAAGGTCGGCGACGTGATCCCGCTGAAGGGCACGATCTATCCGGGTACGTGGGACTTCGTCGTGCGCGGGATTCTCGACGGCCGCGACGATTCGACGATCACGCGCCAGCTGGTGTTTCACTGGGAATACCTGAACGAGACGGTGCGGCAGCGCACGCCGAAGCAGGCCGACCAGGTCGGCGTATTCGTGCTCGGCGTCGCGAACCCCGACGACGGCGCGGCGATCGCACGCAACGTCGACGCCGTGTTCAGGAACTCGCTCGCCGAGACGCTGACCGAAACCGAGCAGGCGTTCCAGCTCGGCTTCGTCGCGATGTCGAACCAGATCATCGCGGCGATCCGCCTGGTGTCGTACGTGGTGATCCTGATCATCATGGCCGTGATGGCGAACGCGATGGCGATGAGCGCGCGCGAACGCACGGCCGAATACGCGACGCTGAAGGCGCTCGGCTTCGGCCCCGGATTCCTCGCGCTGATCGTGTTCGGCGAATCGGTCGTGATCGCGGTGGCCGGCGGCGGGCTCGGGATCCTCGCGACACCGCCCGCCGCGAGCCTGTTCAAGCAGGCGGCAGGCGGCATCTTCCCGGTGTTCAAGGTGTCGACCGGGACGGTCGCGCTGCAGGCCGCGTGCTCGGTCGCGGTCGGCTTCGCGGCCGCGATCGTGCCGGCGTGGCAGGCGGCGCGCGTGCGTGTGGTCGAAGGCCTGCGGGCGATCGGATAA
- a CDS encoding ABC transporter ATP-binding protein: MNDAPPPLVELSHVAKSYRRGNQIVPVLTDITLDIGEGDFVALMGPSGSGKSTLLNLVAGIDRPDSGELRVGGLDISLLAEAQLAEWRAANVGFIFQFYNLMPVLTAFENVELPLMLTHLSRRERRERVELVLDMVNLGDRTSHYPSELSGGQQQRVAIARALITDPVLIVADEPTGDLDRASATDVLAMLQRMNAELGKTIIMVTHDAHAAGAARSLVHLEKGELIDGHAG, translated from the coding sequence GTGAACGACGCCCCGCCGCCCCTCGTCGAGCTCAGCCACGTCGCGAAGTCGTACCGGCGCGGCAACCAGATCGTGCCCGTGCTGACCGACATCACGCTCGACATCGGCGAAGGCGACTTCGTCGCGCTGATGGGGCCGTCCGGCTCCGGCAAGAGCACGCTGCTGAACCTCGTGGCCGGCATCGACCGGCCCGACAGCGGCGAGCTGCGCGTGGGCGGGCTCGACATCTCGCTGCTCGCGGAGGCGCAACTGGCCGAATGGCGCGCGGCGAACGTCGGCTTCATCTTCCAGTTCTACAACCTGATGCCGGTGCTCACCGCGTTCGAGAACGTCGAGCTGCCGCTGATGCTCACGCACCTGTCGCGCCGCGAGCGGCGCGAGCGCGTCGAGCTCGTGCTCGACATGGTGAACCTCGGCGACCGCACGAGCCACTACCCGTCCGAGCTGTCGGGCGGCCAGCAGCAGCGCGTCGCGATCGCGCGCGCGCTGATCACCGACCCCGTGCTGATCGTCGCCGACGAGCCGACCGGCGACCTCGACCGCGCGTCGGCCACCGACGTGCTCGCGATGCTGCAGCGGATGAACGCCGAGCTCGGCAAGACGATCATCATGGTGACCCACGACGCGCACGCGGCCGGCGCCGCGCGCTCGCTCGTGCACCTGGAAAAAGGGGAGCTGATCGATGGGCACGCCGGCTGA
- a CDS encoding efflux RND transporter periplasmic adaptor subunit yields MPDHNLDKLKIDRRPLASAPRPRRWPRYAAAAAIVVVAIAAGLALTGRPAVDTTTVTSAYPYQNDTQLNATGYVVPQRKAAVASKGQGRVEWLGVLEGTRVKKDEIIARLESRDVEASLSQALAQVKVARANLGVQQAELKDAEIAFRRTAALAPKGAVPAAQLDIDTARVNKARASLSSDQAAIASAEANAQAAQVAVDQTVIRAPFDGIVLAKHANVGDNITPFSSASDSKGAVVTIADMDTLEVEADVAESNIAKIRAEQPCEIQLDALPDMRFAGRVSRIVPTVDRSKATVLVKVRFVDRDERVLPDMSAKIAFLSKPVSAQDRQPVTAVQASAVVERDGRPVVFVVKDDVVHATAVTAGMRIGELVAIRGVKPGDTVVLAPGTKLKDGAKVTVAKK; encoded by the coding sequence TTGCCCGATCACAATCTGGACAAACTGAAGATCGACCGGCGTCCGCTCGCATCGGCGCCCCGCCCGCGCCGGTGGCCCCGCTATGCGGCCGCCGCCGCGATCGTCGTCGTCGCGATCGCCGCCGGCCTCGCGCTGACCGGCCGGCCGGCCGTCGATACCACCACCGTCACGTCCGCCTACCCGTACCAGAACGACACGCAGCTCAATGCGACCGGCTACGTCGTGCCGCAGCGCAAGGCCGCGGTCGCGTCGAAGGGCCAGGGGCGCGTCGAATGGCTCGGCGTGCTGGAAGGCACGCGCGTGAAGAAGGACGAAATCATCGCGCGGCTCGAAAGCCGCGACGTCGAGGCGTCGCTCTCGCAGGCGCTCGCCCAGGTGAAGGTCGCCCGCGCGAACCTCGGCGTGCAGCAGGCCGAGCTGAAGGACGCCGAAATCGCGTTCCGCCGCACCGCGGCGCTCGCGCCGAAGGGCGCCGTGCCGGCCGCGCAGCTCGACATCGACACGGCCCGCGTGAACAAGGCGCGCGCATCGCTCAGCAGCGACCAGGCCGCGATCGCGTCCGCCGAGGCCAACGCGCAGGCCGCGCAGGTCGCGGTCGACCAGACGGTGATCCGCGCGCCGTTCGACGGCATCGTGCTCGCAAAACACGCGAACGTCGGCGACAACATCACGCCGTTCTCGTCCGCGTCGGACAGCAAGGGCGCGGTCGTGACGATCGCCGACATGGACACGCTCGAGGTCGAGGCCGACGTCGCCGAATCGAACATCGCGAAGATCCGCGCCGAGCAGCCGTGCGAGATCCAGCTCGACGCGCTGCCCGACATGCGCTTCGCTGGCCGCGTGTCGCGCATCGTGCCGACCGTCGACCGCTCGAAGGCCACCGTGCTCGTGAAGGTGCGCTTCGTCGACCGCGACGAGCGCGTGCTGCCCGACATGAGCGCGAAGATCGCGTTCCTGTCGAAGCCGGTGTCGGCACAGGACCGGCAGCCCGTGACGGCCGTGCAGGCGAGCGCGGTGGTCGAGCGCGACGGCCGGCCGGTCGTGTTCGTCGTGAAGGACGACGTCGTGCATGCAACGGCCGTGACCGCCGGCATGCGGATCGGCGAGCTCGTCGCGATCCGCGGCGTGAAGCCCGGCGACACGGTCGTGCTCGCGCCGGGCACGAAGCTGAAGGACGGCGCGAAAGTGACCGTCGCGAAGAAGTAG
- a CDS encoding Mut7-C RNAse domain-containing protein translates to MAIATFRFHDELNAFLPRAQRDRAFGHACARDATVKHAIEALGVPHTEIGRLCINDAPAALDRPLDDGDRVEAFPERAQPAARGVAAPPPGQWRFVADAHLGGLAQLLRLAGFDTCYDNHYRDDELAALAAREGRIVLTRDRELLKRRAVERGCYLHALQPADQLRELFERLDLAPHMRPFRLCLRCNAPLHPLDAAAAAPRVPAGVRQRHRRFAACDVCRRVFWEGSHWRRMRTVVDAMRAPPPVRLDEPGESGESGA, encoded by the coding sequence ATGGCGATCGCGACCTTCCGCTTCCACGACGAACTGAACGCGTTTCTCCCGCGCGCGCAGCGCGACCGCGCGTTCGGGCACGCCTGCGCGCGCGATGCGACGGTGAAGCACGCGATCGAGGCGCTCGGCGTCCCGCATACCGAAATCGGCCGGCTGTGCATCAACGACGCGCCGGCCGCGCTCGACCGGCCGCTCGACGACGGCGACCGGGTCGAAGCCTTTCCGGAGCGCGCGCAACCGGCAGCCCGCGGAGTCGCCGCGCCGCCACCGGGGCAATGGCGCTTCGTCGCCGACGCGCATCTCGGCGGCCTCGCGCAACTGCTGCGCCTCGCGGGCTTCGACACCTGCTACGACAACCACTACCGCGACGACGAACTGGCGGCGCTCGCCGCGCGCGAGGGCCGGATCGTGCTGACCCGCGACCGCGAACTGCTCAAGCGGCGTGCGGTCGAGCGCGGCTGCTACCTGCACGCGCTGCAGCCGGCCGACCAGCTGCGCGAACTGTTCGAGCGGCTCGATCTCGCGCCGCACATGCGCCCGTTCCGGCTATGCCTGCGCTGCAACGCCCCGCTGCATCCGCTCGACGCGGCCGCCGCCGCGCCGCGCGTGCCGGCCGGCGTCCGGCAGCGGCACCGGCGCTTCGCCGCGTGCGACGTGTGCCGGCGCGTGTTCTGGGAAGGCTCGCACTGGCGGCGCATGCGCACGGTGGTCGACGCGATGCGCGCGCCGCCGCCCGTCCGGCTCGACGAACCGGGCGAATCGGGCGAATCGGGCGCCTGA
- a CDS encoding NAD(P)-dependent oxidoreductase codes for MAGRVPCRHPASVFNSPLHGAKEREMDLGFIGLGEMGQAIATNLLKAGHTVRVWNRSRERAEPLAAVGAQIVDTPADAFRGDAVFSMLADDAAAREIFDDALLAQAPRGLIHVNMATVSVALAESLAHAHASRGIHYVAAPVMGRPDVAAAARLTIMAGGPAEAIDRVQPLFDAIGQKTWRFGSLPQHANVAKIAANFTLASAIETLGEASALLGAHGVAMRDFLDVITGSVFPGPVYEGYGSMIAERRYEPARFKARLGLKDVRLALEAGDAVSVPLPVASVVRDNLLDALAHGGGEQDFAVLGEVALRRAGR; via the coding sequence ATGGCCGGCCGCGTGCCCTGCAGGCACCCCGCATCTGTGTTTAACTCCCCGCTTCACGGAGCGAAGGAGCGGGAAATGGATCTCGGATTTATCGGGCTGGGCGAAATGGGGCAGGCAATCGCGACGAACCTGCTGAAGGCCGGACACACGGTGCGGGTCTGGAACCGGTCGCGCGAGCGCGCCGAGCCGCTGGCCGCGGTCGGCGCGCAGATCGTCGACACGCCGGCCGACGCGTTTCGCGGCGACGCGGTGTTCTCGATGCTGGCCGACGATGCCGCCGCGCGCGAGATCTTCGACGATGCGCTGCTCGCGCAGGCGCCGCGCGGCCTGATCCACGTCAACATGGCGACGGTGTCGGTCGCGCTGGCCGAATCGCTCGCGCACGCACATGCGTCGCGCGGCATCCATTACGTCGCCGCGCCGGTGATGGGGCGCCCCGATGTCGCGGCCGCCGCGCGCCTGACGATCATGGCGGGCGGCCCGGCCGAGGCGATCGACCGCGTGCAGCCGCTGTTCGACGCGATCGGCCAGAAGACCTGGCGGTTCGGTTCGCTGCCGCAGCACGCGAACGTCGCGAAGATCGCCGCGAACTTCACGCTCGCGTCGGCGATCGAGACGCTCGGCGAGGCGTCCGCGCTGCTGGGCGCGCACGGCGTCGCGATGCGCGACTTCCTCGACGTGATCACCGGCAGCGTGTTTCCGGGGCCCGTCTACGAGGGTTACGGCTCGATGATCGCCGAGCGGCGCTACGAGCCTGCGCGCTTCAAGGCGCGCCTCGGGCTGAAGGACGTTCGCCTGGCGCTGGAAGCCGGCGACGCCGTGTCGGTGCCGCTGCCGGTGGCGAGCGTCGTGCGCGACAACCTGCTCGACGCGCTTGCGCACGGCGGCGGCGAACAGGATTTCGCGGTGCTCGGCGAAGTCGCGCTGCGCCGCGCGGGCCGCTGA